The nucleotide window GTATCCCGGCAATAAACTTAAAGGATGTAAAAAAACCCTGCCTCTCCGTGACATGGTAGTTGCTTTCAATGGCGATGTTTTATTATGCTGCGAGGATATGGGAAGGGAAATAGTCATGGGAAACTTAAAAGAAAACTCTATTCATGAAGTCTGGAATTCTGCTAAGGCAATGGACATACTTGAAAAAGTCTTTTTAGGCAAACCAAGTGATGATAATTTTATATGCAAAGAATGTGAATTCGGAAAGTCGACAACTTTTAAAAAAATTATCAGGTCTATCGACAACGAATGGCATAAACTCTTGAAATGCTCTATTTAAGTTATGCAAGAATCAAAACAAGCGACATCCTCTCCACCCTTAAGAGATGTAAAAAAAATCCTTCTACGACCATAAATGCGGCCGTTGGATTGTCAGCGGCTATATAATCGTGAATATCCTTTAGCCACCGCTCTGCTTCGTTAGTCCAGATTATTTTTGCCATGTCCGGATCCGGTGCCTCATATCCTCATTAGAAATTACTCGGTCACTGCGCGAATCGTCCAAGCCGCGTTCAACCATGTGCTCGAAGGCGAGTTCACGAATAATCTCTTCATATGAAGCATCGTCCGGTTGTTCTTGAATTACTTCCGACATTCGTGTTTTTACTGACAACATTTATTGATCCTCCTATATTTAGGAGATTAGCAAAAGACCGAAGTAAAATCAATCACTTTAAAGGGTTTAAAGGGTTACTGCACCTCCCCCTTTACTTCTACTTTTCTGGTTATGCGCGACTGACATAAAGCCCCACTGCAAGGATAGCGCCCAATAGCGCCACTACTCCATTAATAATTAAGCCGCCTTTCGTTGCATAGCCTTGGGGAAGTTCAGATGGATTTAGAGTTTTCAAAACTGTCATGTATTGGCGAGAAGAGTAAAAGGCTGCGAATACACCAAGGGCAATAAACGCTATGCCCAGCCAAAATGTTATGACCGCGCTGCTCGTGTTTACGGACGTGGGCAAAAGTTCAGTAAGCAGAATGCCAGAGCGTTCAACCAGGAACCCAAAGGCAATCAACGCCAGGCTGGTTCTGCTCCAGGCAAGCAAAGTGCGTTCTGCTGCAAAAAGAACTCTCGGATCTTTAAGGTCTGACACATTTTCTCCTAAGCGCATAACGAATTTGGGTGCAGGCGCGCGTCGGCTGCACCCATTTGTTAGCAACTCAATTGGCTTTCGATACACGCCCGATTGATATAGATACTTTTTTAAACTCCGGTGAATGACGATGTGTGATTTCAAATTTCTTCGCTGCGCCAGGATTCAACCGCTCACCCGAGTTTGTATAGTCGGTATCGACAACTGAACCTTTCGAGTTCATATATTCCGCGCGCACCTCAAAGTAACCAACAGGAACTTCACCGATATTTTTTACACTCCCTCGAATGTGGTTCCAATCTCCTTCGCTGGTCCACTCCCATCCTTTCACAATATCTAGTTTTATTTCAGGCGTTACCGTTGTGATGTTATTCGTGGAAGATTTATGACCCAAACTTCCAAGTATGCTAATGATGACGAGAAAGACAAAGATTACGCCGATAGCTCCAAGGCAGCCGATACCTTTCTTTTTTACCGGCGCTCCGCAATTGGGGCATTTTTCAGCTTCCGTTGAAACTTCTTTACCGCATTCCTTGCAAACCTTTAGAGCCATACACGCACTCCCCTTTTAATTGAGTCTTTGCCAGCTAACGACTGGGGTAAGACGCGCGCTTTAGCGCGTCGAACTCGACCCATTTGTTAGCCGTATTCTTATCTAATATTACTAGCCCACTGAAATAAATAATCATTATACTCACCAACTGCAATAATTTTTTCAAATGGTTCTAGGGTGCCCATCATGAAATCAAATTGGATATCAGAAATTAACGATTTTATAACTTGTTCATCAATTATGTTTGCCATATGTAAATGATATATTTTTAAATAATATCCTTTTATTATTCTTCTTGCGTTATTAAGGTTATTAAATTCTTGATTATTTATCTCTTTAAGTTTTCTAAATTCATCAGTAAAATTACCTTCTTTAGATTTTTTATATTCACTCAATAATCGCAAGGCATCATGCATGGGCTGAGAACTGAATTCAGTCCTAAGTTGGACTAATATCTGTGCTTCTACCCCCTTATAAGATGCTTTCACAGCACACCAAGCAGCTATTGCGGCTGCCATCGCTGCAATAGCACTTATAGCACTGAAAATATTTGCGACAATTGTACTGTTCATTTTATATAAGGCTAACATTATATTTTATGCCGCATGCGTCTATTGGTTGTGATTTTAGCTAATACCACGTGTTCCGTCAAGAGGAACCTCTATTCTATAAGTGGGCAACTTATTGAATACAAAGCAATTATTTTTACTTGATTATTATGCCGCATGCTATGTAATATTTGAAGTAATTATGTTAGATTCATTCCAACAATTTTTGAGCACAATAAAGAGTGTTCCCAAGAAGAATCTCTGCTATTATTGAAAATGGATTTCTAACGGTATTTAAATTGGTTGAATTCAGAGATATAAAAAAAATCCTTATAATTAAACTTCGTCATATCGGCGATGTCCTTTTGACCACACCCGCCATAAGGGCAGTCAAAAACACCTTTCCCAATGCCAATATAACAATCGTTGTGAACTCAGGGACAGAGGCTGTGCTTGAAGGAAATCCCCTTATTAACGAGATATTTGCACTGGACAGGTCTATGCTTAAACAGTCTCTTTTTAAAAGGGGCGGGTATGAGATATCTTTTGTAAAGAGGCTCAGGAAAGGGCATTTTGATATGGCGATAGATTTTACAGGCGGCGACAGGCCTGCATTGTATTCTTTTTTAAGCGGCGCAAGATATAGGATAGGATATAATGCAGTGGACGGCTTTGCAGGCAAGAGATTCTTATATACGCACAGATTTGAGGTTAATAGAGAAAACCATACTGTTCTTCAAAATATGGAGCTTTTAAGCAAGGCCGGCATAGAGGTTAAAAACATTGCCGTTGATTTTTATATCTCAAGAAACGAGGAGGAGTGGCTGAGCGCTGCTTTGCAGGAAAATGGTGTAAAAGAGGGCGATGTTATCGTCCATATCCACCCTACCTCCCGCTGGCTTTTTAAATGCTGGAACGATGAGGCTATGGCAGATGTCATTGACCGTATTCAGGGGCAGTATGGGGCAAAGGTCATTCTAACATGCAGCCCTGACAAAAGAGAGATGGATAAGGCAAACAGGATTATTGAACTTGCCAAAAACAAACCCATTTCCTTCATAGGGAATATAGACCTTAAAAAACTCGGCGCGATTGCAAAGAGGGCAAGGCTTTTTTTCGGCGTGGACTCCGCGCCTATGCACATTGCGGCTGCTGTTAATACGCCAGTAGTGGCGCTGTTCGGCCCATCAGGGGCGTTTCACTGGGGACCGTGGGAGAATGACTACAGGGGGCAGGGAAAACCATACTCGAAACGAAATGGAATACAAATGTTTGGAAAACATACTGTAATTCAGAAAGATTGGAACTGTATCCCATGCGGGAAGGACGGGTGTGAGGGAAGCAAAGTAAGCAGATGTTTAGAAGACATCGGGATAAACGAGGTTATGGGCATTATAGAAGAAAAACTAAAAAGCGCAGATAACATGAGGAGGCGCTGAATGAAAGAAGTGCACCTCGTCATATATAATCTCCTGAAAGATAAAAAGAGGGGTATGCTTCTTGATGCCGCATGCGGCACAGGGGGACTTGGCGGCGCCCTTGCTGAGAGAGGGTTCAAGGTATTCTCAGTGGATTTTTTGGACTGTCCTGAGAATAAAAGCCGTTTTGTAACGGCTGATATCGGCAGTTCTCTTCCCTATAAGGGAGAGGCCTTTGATTATGTAATATGCGCCGAATCGCTCCAATACATAGAAAACCGTGAGAGGCTTTTTTCTGAATTAAACAGGGTGCTGAAGCAGGGCGGAACTCTTATCATCAGCCTTCCAAACATACTCGCAATATCTTCGCGGTTTTACTTTCTGAGGAGGGGGTATTTCCCGCATTTTAAACCTGTAAGGACAATGATAGAAAACAGAAGATGGGATAATGTCTATAATCCCGTCTCTTTTGTAGAGGTCTTTCAGTTGATAAAAAGGAATGGTTTAGAGATAAAGGCTGTATTCGCCAGCCGTACAACTCTAAAAGGGTGGTGGCTCTATCCATTCATTAAGGCTCTATACCTTATAGGCTTTTTATTTGATAAAAATAAGAATAAGGCAGAGCTTATCAGGTGGTTGGCCTCTGAAGAACTCCTCCGGGGAGACCATCTTGTTATATGCAGCGTTAAAGGAAGCTGATGGCAATTACCATACTCCATACCGAATCCTCAAAAGGCTGGGGGGGGCAGGAGAATAGAACCCTCAAGGAATCTATTGGTTTAAAAAAAATGGGTGGAAGGGTGATTATCGCATGCCCGCCTGACAGTAAACTATCAAAGATCGGGGCTGAAAATAACATAGAGATAAGGACAATAAAAATGGAAAGCAGTTTTTCCCTGTTTGCCCTTGCCTCTCTTTTAAGGATTATAAAACATGAAAAAGTGGATATTATCTGCACCCATAGCGGCAAAGATAGTATGCTGGGGGCGCTTGCAGGAAGGCTTTCCACGAGAAAGCCGATTATTGTAAGGACCAGGCATCTGGCGCTGCCTATAACATCCAGGATTACATATTCTATTCTGCCGCATAAGGTTGTTACAGTCAGCGAATATGTAAAAAAATATCTTATTGAAGAAAAAGGCATACCAGCAGACATGGTAATCAGCATTCCAACTGGCGTTGCCCTGGAAGTCTTCAACCCGGATGTTGTAAAAGCTGTTTCAAGGGAAGAACTTGGCATATCATCAGATGCTGTCATTGTAGGGACAGTAGCTATTTTAAGGCGTAAAAAAGGACACCATACGCTGCTTGATGCGATACCTCTGGTTTTAAAGGAAATCCCGAACGCAATCTTTATCTTTGCAGGCGATGGGCCGCAGAAAGAGAATATTGAAAAGAAGATAAGGGAGCTTGGGATAGAAAGAAATATTAAACTTCTTGGTTTGAGGCAGGATATCCCCGGGATTTTGAAGGCGATGGATATTTTTGTGCTGCCTACCCTGCAGGAGGCGCTCGGCACATCCTTTCTTGAGGCTATGGCAATGAAAAAACCTGTTGTTGGAACAATGGTTGGGGGCGTGCCTGAGGTAGTTAAGGATGGCGTTACAGGGATTTTAGTTCCCCCTGAAGAGCCGCTTAAGCTTGCTGATGCAATAATAACCCTGCTTAAGGACAGAGAGCTGATGAAGAAGATGGGGGATGAGGGTAGAAGGGATGTGGAAGAAAAATATAGCGTTGATGTTATGGTGAAGAGTTTATTTGATTTTTATAATTCCCTTATTGGTGAGGCCGTGAGATGAGCCCTGTCCCTGTTTTCATGTATCACCATGTAAATCCTCATAAAGGAGACATGGTTACTGTAACTCCGGGCGTATTTGATGCACAGATGAAATTTCTATCAGAGACAGGATATAGGACATTAAGCGCCGGCGAATTGGTTGAGTTTGCCGGCGGGAATCTTGCAATAAATGGAAAGGCTGTTGCAGTCACATTTGACGACGGGTATCTTGACAACTATGTTTATGCCTTTCCAGTCTTAAAGAGGTACGGCATTAAAGCAACTATATTTTTGGCGACAGATTGGGTGGAGAAAGCATCAATGGTTATGAATAATGGGGCAATATCAATTCCGTCCCATAAAGAAGGTAAAGGCCTTATGTCCGGCAACAGATTCCATAAGGTTGTCATGAACTGGGATATGATTAGGGAGATGCAGGAGAGCAAACTTGTGGAATTTTATTCGCATACAATGACGCACCGAAAGTGCGCTGAATTGCCGGAAGATGAACTGAAAAGGGAGCTTAAGGATTCAAAGACGATAATAGAGGAGAGGCTCCGCAGACCCTGCCCTTATCTGTGCTGGCCCAAAGGGTCGTATAATGAATCATCCATAAGGATAGCAAAAGAGTCCGGCTACAAGGCATTATTCACAACAGAAAGGGATATTGTGAAGCATGGTTCAGACAGGTTTCACCTCGGAAGGATAGTGGTGAAAGACGACATCAAATGGTTTAAGAGAAAGCTTCTGATATATACTAATCCATTGCTAACAAGGCTCTATCTCGCAGTAAGAGGAAGAAAATGAGGCTAAACCCGGTTGACTGGCTGCTCTATATTGTTGTCAGAACAATCAAGGCATTTGACAAACGCGATACTGATTTGAAATATTTTGTCCCTGATAGAGTAAAGAATATCCTTGTTGTATCATCAACAGCCATAGGGGATACGCTCCTTTCAACGCCGGCAATAAAGGCAGTTAGAGGGCGCTATCCGGATGCAAAGATTATTGCGCATTTTAACAAAGCCAATATGGAGATGTTTGAAAACAATCCGCATATAGACGGCATAATCCCATATTACGGCGGATATAAAAAGTTTTTAAAAACTGTAATGGATTTCCGCAGACACAGGTTTGATGTTATTTTGATATTCCACGGCAATGAGCCTCAGGCAACGCCAATGGCATATCTGTCAGGCGCGGATTTCATTGTAAAGCGGCCAAACACCAGCGAATATAACTTTCTTTTATCCAACAAAGAACCCTGGGAAGACACGGGGCATGGCATTGAGCAGAGGCTTAAAGCGGCTGCGCTCATCGGCTGCAGCGTTCAAGACAAAAAGATGGCGCTGCCTGTGGAAAAACAGGATGAAGATGCTGTAGCAAAATTTATTGCAAAGGAAGGCATCAACAATAATGATATACTAATAGGGTTTCAGGCAGGCGCATCAACCGCAAGCAGGATATGGTTTGCTGACAGGTTTGTGGAGCTTGGTAAAAGGCTTATGGCGATATATCCTAAAGTGAAGATTATTATTACAGGCTCGCCGGATGAGAGGGATTATTGCGAACGGATTGCCGAAGGGATAGGGGAAGGGGTGGTTGTTTCAGCAGGCAGGCTGCCATTAAGACAGGTGCCGGCGCTTGTTAAAAGGTTTAATGTTTTGGTAACTGGCGATACAGGAATCATGCATACTGCCATTGCAGTTGGGACATCTGTTGTTGCGCTCTATGCGGTTGCGGATTGGAAAAGGACAGGGCCATATTACGATTTGGAAAGGCACAGGGTCATTCAGAAATGGAAGACATGCGATCCGTGTGTGAGCAAAAAATGCGAATATCAGAAGTGCATGGAGAATATAAGTGTGGATGAGGTATTTGATGCGGTGAAGGATATTCTTGGTGATAGATTATGAAGAGGATTGCGATTGTCCTTGATAACAAAATAAACAGATGGGCGCTCCAGAGATTTGAACCTCTGAAGGATGTTATGGATATAACAGTATTTGTCGGCGAGAAGAATGACTATGATGTAAAATCAATTGATTTAAATAAAAGGCAACTGACTCATGCAGAAGAGATTATTCTTGTCTTAAAAGACCCTTTAACAGCGTATAGGCGTATTATCAAAGCCCCTTATAAAAAGATGGATTTTTATTATTTTTCTCTGAAAAAATATCTCAAGGGGATGGACATGGTTTATTCCTGCGATATAAGCCGTTCTGCTTATACATTGGCAAGTTTAAAGGATGAACTTGGGTTTAAATTTATTCTTTCATGGTGGGAGAATATACCATTCAGGGCAGTCTTTGATGAAAAGACAGCATTTCACAAAAGGCTTGTGATGGATAAGGTTGACCTTTTCCTTCCTTTTACTAAAATGGCAAAAGAGGTTTTGAAATTAGAGGGTGTGCCTGAAGAAAAGATTGAGGTAATATATCCGGGTGTTGATATGGAAAGATTTAAGCCGGGCAAAAAACCAGAACATTTGCTCGCCAAGAATAACATACCTGTAAATTCATTTGTTATTTTATATGTTGGAAAGCTTGTTTCATGGAAGGGGGTTCATAATCTTGTTTATGCTGCGCGGATTTTAAAACAGAGAGGGGTTAGGGATTTTGTTGTAGCTGTTGCAGGAAAAGGCGCTCAAAAGGAAAATATGGAGAAGCTGATAAAAGAATCTGGCACAGAAGACAATTTCAGATTTCTGGATTTTATCTCATATGACGAGATGCCTGAAGTGTATAGAATGGCGGATGTTTTTGCCCTTCCCAGTTATCCCACAATGACATGGCAGGAGCAGTTCGGGATGGTGCTTATAGAGACAATGGCATCAGGGAAACCTATAATATCTACAATGAGCGGCGGAATACCAGAGGTTATAGGAGATGCAGGCATACTTATCCCCTCAGGCGATTATTTTCAGTTAGCAGAAAATATCCACAAATTGATTAAAGATGATAATCTGCGGGGTGCATTGGGCAGAAAGGCGATGGAAAGGGCAGGGGGGTTGTATGATGCACGCAAAAATGGAATGCAGTTTGAAAGTATTTTAGAAAATAGGTTATGAAGATACTTGTTATAGGAACACCAAAGCGGGACTTCCATATAGGATTTGATAATTTAGTGCTCGGGTTAAAAAAAGCAAGGATTGATTTTGACCATTATCCTAATATACTTAAAGAGAGTTATGGTCATACAGGCACATATCAATTAAGATTTGATACTGCTAATATATCATATCCTGATTATTCTACTATTGTTGAAAATCTGAAAAGAGGGCATTATGATTTAATAATTACAACATCAAGCCGTGTTGATTATAAAGGAGGAAAACACGGATTTTTGTCACAGATTGGCAGGAGATTAAAATATTCACTTGAGTCAAACAAATATAAGATGGGTGGAACACTTGTTCTGGACTGGATGAGAAATGGGATTGACCTCCCGCCTTTTATAGTTATTGATGATAATGACGACCCTTTCATCTGGCCTGCGGATTTTGACCTTCTCTTGAATTGTAAAGTCTATTTTAAAACTGAAGTGCCATTTAACAGGTTTTTATGTTTCAGACTTTTTGAATCAAGACTTAATAAGCAGCAGCAGATTGACCTTGCTGAAAAAATCAGACCATACTGGATTTCATATGACAGGGAATCAATCGCTGCCTTCACAGATATAGCTGGGTTTAAGCCGTTTTCTGAAAGGGATATAGATGTTTCATATCTCTGCAATATTCATATGAACTTTCAGCGGATAAAGATTTTGCCAACGCTGGATAAGATTGGAGAAAGGTATAAAGTAATAACAACCAAAAATGGAAAATTCAGCAAAGAGGAATTTTATAAATTATCAAAGAGGTCTAAAATAAGCGTAAGCCTTGCTGGTAGACGCTGGGACTGCCCCAAGCATTATGAACTTCTGCTTTGCGGGACACTGCTTTTTATATCCCGCCCTTCAATAGAGATGGCAATTGATTTAAAAGATGGTGAGAATTGTGTTTTTCTGGAAAATGATTTTAAAGATGTTGAGAAACAAGTAGAATATTATCTTAATAATCCTGCCTTAAGTTCTTCTATTGCAGAAAAAGGCTATAATCTTGCAAAGGATTCTCTGGGGAACGACAAACTGGCAGAATATATCCTGAAAATAGTAAAAGAGGTGATTGTAAACTAATGTCATGTAAAAGGATTGTTATCCTTGATACGGGAAAAGAATGGGGAGGGGGCACAAACAGCCTCATCGAGCTTCTTAAGCGGATGGACAAGAGCCGATATGAATTTTCAGCCGTCTTTTATAACAATTACAAAATGGGTAAAGATTCTGATATTAAAACAGAGATGGAAAAACTTGGGTGTAAATTTATTCTCATTGAGCAGACATCCCAAAAGGTTTATTTAAAGATATTAAAGGAGGTAACGAGGATTGCCCTCTTTTTCAGTGAAGGGCTAAAAAAAAGGGCAATTTTTTATCTTGATTATCTTTTTAGAATACTTCCCGATTCAGACAAAATTGCGGCATTAATCAGGGACGGAGGGTGCGACCTTCTTTATATGAATAACCAGCCTTCGTCAAATCTTGAAGGTATTTTGGCTGCCAAAGCCCTTAATCTGAAGTGCATCCAGCATTCAAGGATAGACGTTAGTTTAAATTCATTTGAGGCAGATGCTGTAAATAACGGGGTTTCAAAGGTTATATGTGTGTCAAAAGGGGTAATGGATAGTCTTGTGAGAAGTGGTGTCAGCCCTCAAAAATGTGTTGTTGTTTATAATGGCATTGACTCTGCTATGAAGCCCATAGCTTCTGTTTTAGAAATCAGAAGGATGTATGGTATAAATGATGATGAGATTTTGATAGGCACTGCAGGCTCTCTTATAAAAAGAAAGCGAATAAACGATTTAATTGAGTCGTTGGTTGAACTACGGGAGAAAAGCGATAAGCCTTTTAAGTGTATGGTTGTTGGCGATGGGCCTGAGCAGGAAAACCTGCAGAAAGAGGTTTTACAAAGGGGGCTAAAAGAAAAAGTGATATTTACCGGTTTCCAAAGCGATGCTATTTCCCATATAAATGCTATGGACATATTTGCGCTTCCATCCGAGAAGGAAGGCTTGCCGAGGGTTATTCTGGAGGCCATGCTTATGGCGAAGCCTGTTGTCGCATGCAATGTAACCGGTTCATCGGAACTCGTTATTGACGGCGAAACCGGTTTTTTGGTTTCGGTAAAGGGTGCTGATATGCTTGCAAATGCCTTATTGAAACTTGAGGCCTCGGATGATTTGAGAAGACGAATGGGTGAAAAGGGTAGAATGAGGGTGATCGAAAGATTTACAATTGGTAAATATGTAAATGGTGTCAGTAACATCTTTGAAGAGGTTTTAGCCTGAGTGATATACATAGCGCTAACCTACTTGTTTTCGCCGATATTATACCTTTTACTATTTTTCAGAAAAAAAGATATAAGGCGCATTTTGGTAATCCAGACAGCCAAGATTGGCGACCTTATCTGCTCCACGCCTGTTTTCAGGGCGATTAAGAAAAAATATCCTGACGCCCGCCTGTCGGTGATGGTAAATCCGGTTACAAGAGAACTTCTTGAGCATAATCCATATATAAATGAAATCATTCCTTTGCAAAAGGACTTCTACAAAGGATTTACAGGCAAGGTACGATTGGCAGTATTATTCCGCAAGGGAAGATACGATGTTTCAATATCTCTTAACCCGAATGTCCCGTTTACACTTGCCATGTTCTGGGGGCTTATCCCTGTGAGGATTTCTATTATGCCTGATTTCGCAGGCATTACATATAAGATGGCATCCGTATTTTCTACATATCTTGAAAGGCATATAAGAGGCAGGCTTGTTGCAGATACATATATGAGGATGTTAAAGGGAATAGGTATGGAAGGCAATGATATATCTAAAGATATTTTTAAATCACCTGATGCCGATAATAAGATTGAAAGGTTTTTAAATCGAGAAAATTCAAAATTCAAGATAGGCATTGCCGTAACAAGCGGGAATAGATTAAAGGAGTGGGGCGTTGAAAAAATAGCCTCTCTCGTTGACAGGTTGATAACAGAATTGAACGTATGTATCGTGCTTATAGGTTCTGAGACAGACAAAGATGTTTCTGATAGAATATTAAAGACAACAGAGCAGAGAGATATGATAATAGATGCGGTTGGCAAATTTACTATCGGTGAACTGCCGGCGCTTATTCAGAGGTTGTCGCTTTTTATAGGTGTTGATACAGGCATTATATATATGGCGGACGCCTTAAATGTACCCATTGTTGATATTGCCGGGCCTGCCGATATGCAGGATCAGCGTCCTACAGGCAAGAAGGTTGTAATAATTCAAAAAAAACTTTCGTGTGTTCCATGTTCTCACGCATTTAAAGCCCCGTATAGCTGCCAATACTGGCATAGGGAATGTATAACAAGTATTACGGTAGAGGAGGTCTTTGAAGGTGTTTCAAGGCTTATGGCTTAAATACGAGGAGAGAATTTATAGCTTAATACCGCCGCTTCTCTTAATATACATTTTTTTTCAGCCTTTTAATCATTTTGCGGGCATAAGAAATACTGCGTTCTACGCTATGCTCCTGCTTTTTTTGATAAAGATAATAAGAAGAGGCATTAAGCCTGCCTCCGAAGGTTTTAATTGGAGGATTAACTGGAA belongs to Deltaproteobacteria bacterium and includes:
- a CDS encoding FxLYD domain-containing protein, which translates into the protein MALKVCKECGKEVSTEAEKCPNCGAPVKKKGIGCLGAIGVIFVFLVIISILGSLGHKSSTNNITTVTPEIKLDIVKGWEWTSEGDWNHIRGSVKNIGEVPVGYFEVRAEYMNSKGSVVDTDYTNSGERLNPGAAKKFEITHRHSPEFKKVSISIGRVSKAN
- a CDS encoding glycosyltransferase, with amino-acid sequence MKILVIGTPKRDFHIGFDNLVLGLKKARIDFDHYPNILKESYGHTGTYQLRFDTANISYPDYSTIVENLKRGHYDLIITTSSRVDYKGGKHGFLSQIGRRLKYSLESNKYKMGGTLVLDWMRNGIDLPPFIVIDDNDDPFIWPADFDLLLNCKVYFKTEVPFNRFLCFRLFESRLNKQQQIDLAEKIRPYWISYDRESIAAFTDIAGFKPFSERDIDVSYLCNIHMNFQRIKILPTLDKIGERYKVITTKNGKFSKEEFYKLSKRSKISVSLAGRRWDCPKHYELLLCGTLLFISRPSIEMAIDLKDGENCVFLENDFKDVEKQVEYYLNNPALSSSIAEKGYNLAKDSLGNDKLAEYILKIVKEVIVN
- a CDS encoding type II toxin-antitoxin system RelE/ParE family toxin, translated to MAKIIWTNEAERWLKDIHDYIAADNPTAAFMVVEGFFLHLLRVERMSLVLILA
- the rfaQ gene encoding putative lipopolysaccharide heptosyltransferase III, whose translation is MFPRRISAIIENGFLTVFKLVEFRDIKKILIIKLRHIGDVLLTTPAIRAVKNTFPNANITIVVNSGTEAVLEGNPLINEIFALDRSMLKQSLFKRGGYEISFVKRLRKGHFDMAIDFTGGDRPALYSFLSGARYRIGYNAVDGFAGKRFLYTHRFEVNRENHTVLQNMELLSKAGIEVKNIAVDFYISRNEEEWLSAALQENGVKEGDVIVHIHPTSRWLFKCWNDEAMADVIDRIQGQYGAKVILTCSPDKREMDKANRIIELAKNKPISFIGNIDLKKLGAIAKRARLFFGVDSAPMHIAAAVNTPVVALFGPSGAFHWGPWENDYRGQGKPYSKRNGIQMFGKHTVIQKDWNCIPCGKDGCEGSKVSRCLEDIGINEVMGIIEEKLKSADNMRRR
- a CDS encoding DUF202 domain-containing protein, whose amino-acid sequence is MSDLKDPRVLFAAERTLLAWSRTSLALIAFGFLVERSGILLTELLPTSVNTSSAVITFWLGIAFIALGVFAAFYSSRQYMTVLKTLNPSELPQGYATKGGLIINGVVALLGAILAVGLYVSRA
- a CDS encoding glycosyltransferase family 9 protein, which encodes MRLNPVDWLLYIVVRTIKAFDKRDTDLKYFVPDRVKNILVVSSTAIGDTLLSTPAIKAVRGRYPDAKIIAHFNKANMEMFENNPHIDGIIPYYGGYKKFLKTVMDFRRHRFDVILIFHGNEPQATPMAYLSGADFIVKRPNTSEYNFLLSNKEPWEDTGHGIEQRLKAAALIGCSVQDKKMALPVEKQDEDAVAKFIAKEGINNNDILIGFQAGASTASRIWFADRFVELGKRLMAIYPKVKIIITGSPDERDYCERIAEGIGEGVVVSAGRLPLRQVPALVKRFNVLVTGDTGIMHTAIAVGTSVVALYAVADWKRTGPYYDLERHRVIQKWKTCDPCVSKKCEYQKCMENISVDEVFDAVKDILGDRL
- a CDS encoding glycosyltransferase family 4 protein — encoded protein: MKRIAIVLDNKINRWALQRFEPLKDVMDITVFVGEKNDYDVKSIDLNKRQLTHAEEIILVLKDPLTAYRRIIKAPYKKMDFYYFSLKKYLKGMDMVYSCDISRSAYTLASLKDELGFKFILSWWENIPFRAVFDEKTAFHKRLVMDKVDLFLPFTKMAKEVLKLEGVPEEKIEVIYPGVDMERFKPGKKPEHLLAKNNIPVNSFVILYVGKLVSWKGVHNLVYAARILKQRGVRDFVVAVAGKGAQKENMEKLIKESGTEDNFRFLDFISYDEMPEVYRMADVFALPSYPTMTWQEQFGMVLIETMASGKPIISTMSGGIPEVIGDAGILIPSGDYFQLAENIHKLIKDDNLRGALGRKAMERAGGLYDARKNGMQFESILENRL
- a CDS encoding class I SAM-dependent methyltransferase, translated to MKEVHLVIYNLLKDKKRGMLLDAACGTGGLGGALAERGFKVFSVDFLDCPENKSRFVTADIGSSLPYKGEAFDYVICAESLQYIENRERLFSELNRVLKQGGTLIISLPNILAISSRFYFLRRGYFPHFKPVRTMIENRRWDNVYNPVSFVEVFQLIKRNGLEIKAVFASRTTLKGWWLYPFIKALYLIGFLFDKNKNKAELIRWLASEELLRGDHLVICSVKGS
- a CDS encoding glycosyltransferase family 4 protein; translation: MSCKRIVILDTGKEWGGGTNSLIELLKRMDKSRYEFSAVFYNNYKMGKDSDIKTEMEKLGCKFILIEQTSQKVYLKILKEVTRIALFFSEGLKKRAIFYLDYLFRILPDSDKIAALIRDGGCDLLYMNNQPSSNLEGILAAKALNLKCIQHSRIDVSLNSFEADAVNNGVSKVICVSKGVMDSLVRSGVSPQKCVVVYNGIDSAMKPIASVLEIRRMYGINDDEILIGTAGSLIKRKRINDLIESLVELREKSDKPFKCMVVGDGPEQENLQKEVLQRGLKEKVIFTGFQSDAISHINAMDIFALPSEKEGLPRVILEAMLMAKPVVACNVTGSSELVIDGETGFLVSVKGADMLANALLKLEASDDLRRRMGEKGRMRVIERFTIGKYVNGVSNIFEEVLA
- a CDS encoding glycosyltransferase family 4 protein yields the protein MAITILHTESSKGWGGQENRTLKESIGLKKMGGRVIIACPPDSKLSKIGAENNIEIRTIKMESSFSLFALASLLRIIKHEKVDIICTHSGKDSMLGALAGRLSTRKPIIVRTRHLALPITSRITYSILPHKVVTVSEYVKKYLIEEKGIPADMVISIPTGVALEVFNPDVVKAVSREELGISSDAVIVGTVAILRRKKGHHTLLDAIPLVLKEIPNAIFIFAGDGPQKENIEKKIRELGIERNIKLLGLRQDIPGILKAMDIFVLPTLQEALGTSFLEAMAMKKPVVGTMVGGVPEVVKDGVTGILVPPEEPLKLADAIITLLKDRELMKKMGDEGRRDVEEKYSVDVMVKSLFDFYNSLIGEAVR
- a CDS encoding polysaccharide deacetylase family protein, translated to MSPVPVFMYHHVNPHKGDMVTVTPGVFDAQMKFLSETGYRTLSAGELVEFAGGNLAINGKAVAVTFDDGYLDNYVYAFPVLKRYGIKATIFLATDWVEKASMVMNNGAISIPSHKEGKGLMSGNRFHKVVMNWDMIREMQESKLVEFYSHTMTHRKCAELPEDELKRELKDSKTIIEERLRRPCPYLCWPKGSYNESSIRIAKESGYKALFTTERDIVKHGSDRFHLGRIVVKDDIKWFKRKLLIYTNPLLTRLYLAVRGRK